A region from the Silene latifolia isolate original U9 population chromosome 7, ASM4854445v1, whole genome shotgun sequence genome encodes:
- the LOC141592665 gene encoding uncharacterized protein LOC141592665 codes for MASPAYDGTNGGVGGKFRRKPFRKTNTTPYDRPPTAVRQTQSIASNNNNGWLAKIVDPASRMITAGARKFFSSVFQKRLLAPPSSPPQQPPSPVMDIGGDNVIEHMQLETATNVVASDTKVPVDRGGLDGSMLPSDSNGVAELEDILKQKTFSRSQIDHLTALLLSRTTENSNDAEKERSDPKLSDLQAIHGRRDSLSNLRGLDNQILYGQSADFSTPEVRSKMLPEDVASPAEIAKMYMGSRSTKVSSSVLRLQNQLPKEDFSPSSKPLTKSLLPVTSPTQKSVIDIGTSSKGLMTQRFRGRSAIYSMARTPYSRVQPVTNFRATESNSSTGSGSSYLEHTENNPSKKQVLKRRSSVLENDIGSVGPIRRIRQKPNLLHPKTLSLPPPGGRQLTHVSEVLSDVAEVPSSKERTYVNHSFSKVLGENSLPGSSSGYVPSQSIEMAQKIFEQLDKFSPRKNVDFSAGKSPMKTPDTEGPDSLKLLQSSQDIKKFTSLNSVHAPNHQLQTSSVEEGNAKKSLTASASLVPQGGPEGKKADSYLPSTSKVGEPQKQRSFQMSAPEDFLDMDDDSPSNDVALSTPLAEGKQHAESSAKSVAIPDILQQDQTIALEKPSAMKTTAQLGKNDQESLANGFSPSETTASFPSSVVSLSSPASNLAVADTTSAPQPTLKFDGVAHQNEISDVFKSSSTNSDNLPSTVWSSQPAAKDSKVETPVRVEPEVNGPDKTDNKSTPVFGNSFIKSEGPSFRAFSNGSKLNVATPVNGEYSTLPAKSGASGPDPLISPSNPSLMFSNGGVQPSFTSSTSSPLTSSASNKSGTGTAPVFSFVAGFSSSSVTSSTSASDTTDKSGAKSNVTGLSNTTGNLFDPKPSTFGSTTTTLESGDVQTTGPAPTAINNIFPFQTSVSVPAPTHTSSLSPSSSVSVPASTAATGFPGQSATSVSVPASTSALSISGQSATSPAPFVFGLTGSTGPSSGSIFGSFSASALSSGPGSASSSFSNSFTSSSLPTGSSTTTSIFGSTSQSPKPASTIAPSPTSSALSFGFGSTGAASTTPVFGGGTSSAPAFGATASTPASNNLPFVFGVNSGLAASAPATTNSPFQSQSAFGNSGNQPFTFPSTPSTNNEQMTMEDTMAEDSSQPSTPSQPVFGAPISAPPSGFAFNATPATVSPFQFNTQPSQVTPNPFQPSGSLEFKSGSSFSLGAGGDKSQRRFVRVKKAPKKR; via the exons ATGGCTTCGCCGGCATACGACGGAACTAACGGTGGCGTCGGTGGCAAGTTCCGGCGAAAGCCCTTTCGGAAAACTAATACGACGCCGTATGATCGTCCTCCTACGGCGGTACGACAAACTCAAAGCATTGCGAGTAATAATAACAATGGTTGGTTGGCGAAGATTGTAGATCCTGCTTCCAGGATGATTACTGCTGGTGCTCGTAAGTTTTTTTCGTCGGTTTTTCAGAAACGTCTTCTTGCTCCGCCTTCGTCGCCGCCGCAACAACCACCGTCACCTg TCATGGATATAGGCGGAGATAACGTGATAGAACACATGCAGCTAGAAACGGCCACAAAT GTGGTTGCTTCTGATACTAAGGTACCTGTTGATCGTGGAGGTCTTGATGGTAGTATGCTGCCTTCTGACAGTAATGGAGTTGCTGAACTGGAGGATATACTGAAGCAGAAGACATTTAGCAG GTCTCAAATAGATCATTTAACTGCTTTGCTGCTTTCAAGAACTACTGAGAACTCAAATGACGCTGAGAAGGAAAGGTCTGATCCAAAGCTTTCAGACCTGCAGGCTATTCATGGTAGACGTGACAGTCTGTCGAATCTCCGCGGTCTTGATAATCAAATCTTGTATGGACAATCGGCAGACTTCTCAACTCCTGAAGTGAGATCAAAA ATGCTTCCAGAAGATGTTGCGTCACCTGCTGAAATTGCCAAAATGTACATGGGTAGTAGGTCAACAAAAGTGTCGTCTTCAGTGTTACGCTTGCAGAATCAATTGCCAAAGGAGGACTTTTCTCCTAGTTCCAAACCATTAACCAAGTCATTATTACCAGTCACGTCTCCTACTCAAAAATCTGTCATTGATATTGGAACTTCTAGCAAAGGGTTGATGACTCAGAGATTTCGAGGTAGATCTGCAATATACAGCATGGCTCGTACACCATATTCTAGGGTTCAACCAGTTACTAATTTTAGG GCTACTGAAAGTAATTCTAGTACTGGTAGTGGGTCATCCTATCTTGAGCATACTGAAAATAATCCGTCTAAGAAACAG gtTCTTAAGCGCAGGAGTTCTGTCCTAGAAAATGATATTGGTTCTGTTGGTCCCATTCGGAGGATTCGCCAAAAACCTAATCTCCTCCACCCTAAAACTCTGTCTCTCCCCCCTCCCGGTGGCCGTCAACTAACACATGTATCGGAAGTGCTGTCAGATGTTGCTGAAGTGCCCTCCTCGAAGGAGCGAACTTATGTGAACCATTCTTTCTCAAAAGTGCTTGGAGAGAATAGTTTGCCTGGCTCAAGTAGTGGATATGTTCCTTCACAATCGATTGAGATGGCTCAGAAGATCTTTGAGCAACTTGACAAATTCAGCCCTAGGAAGAATGTTGACTTCTCAGCTGGAAAATCACCTATGAAGACACCTGACACGGAAGGTCCAGATTCCTTGAAGCTTTTGCAGAGCAGTCAAGATATTAAGAAATTTACGTCATTGAACTCTGTTCATGCACCCAACCATCAACTTCAGACATCATCAGTAGAAGAGGGTAATGCAAAAAAGTCTCTGACTGCTTCAGCTAGTCTTGTTCCTCAAGGTGGTCCTGAGGGTAAGAAAGCTGACTCATATTTACCAAGTACGAGTAAGGTTGGAGAGCCCCAAAAGCAACGATCATTTCAGATGAGTGCTCCTGAG GATTTTCTGGATATGGATGATGATTCACCTTCAAATGACGTGGCTTTGTCTACTCCATTGGCCGAAGGGAAACAACATGCTGAATCATCTGCAAAGTCAGTTGCCATCCCTGATATCCTTCAGCAGGATCAAACAATTGCACTGGAGAAACCTTCAGCAATGAAGACAACTGCACAGCTGGGGAAAAACGATCAGGAGTCCTTAGCAAATGGTTTTTCACCCTCGGAAACAACTGCCAGCTTTCCCTCCTCTGTGGTATCGTTATCTTCACCTGCAAGTAATTTGGCCGTGGCAGATACTACCAGTGCTCCGCAGCCGACACTGAAATTTGACGGGGTTGctcatcaaaatgaaataagTGATGTTTTCAAATCGTCCAGCACCAACTCTGACAATTTGCCTTCCACTGTTTGGTCTTCACAGCCTGCTGCTAAAGATTCTAAAGTGGAAACTCCAGTCAG AGTTGAACCTGAAGTAAATGGCCCAGATAAAACTGATAATAAGAGTACACCAGTGTTTGGCAACTCATTTATTAAATCTGAAGGTCCTTCTTTCAGAGCTTTCTCTAATGGATCAAAGCTTAACGTTGCTACTCCTGTCAACGGAGAATATAGTACTTTACCCGCAAAAAGCGGTGCATCAGGTCCAGATCCGCTTATAAGCCCAAGTAATCCGAGTCTTATGTTTTCTAATGGCGGTGTTCAACCATCGTTTACCTCCTCGACTTCTAGTCCTTTAACTTCCAGCGCTAGTAATAAATCTGGTACAGGGACGGCTCCAGTGTTTAGCTTTGTAGCCGGATTTTCATCTTCATCAGTGACTTCGTCAACTTCCGCTTCAGACACAACTGATAAATCAGGTGCCAAATCAAATGTTACTGGCCTCAGCAACACGACTGGCAATCTTTTCGATCCAAAACCTTCTACTTTTGGGTCTACAACCACGACTTTAGAAAGTGGTGATGTACAGACTACAGGTCCTGCTCCTACTGCTATCAATAACATATTTCCATTTCAAACCTCTGTCTCAGTTCCTGCTCCTACTCACACTTCGTCCTTATCTCCGAGCTCCTCAGTTTCAGTTCCCGCCTCGACTGCTGCAACGGGTTTTCCTGGCCAGTCTGCTACATCTGTCTCAGTTCCTGCCTCTACATCAGCTTTGAGTATTTCTGGGCAGTCTGCCACGTCACCCGCACCTTTTGTATTTGGTTTAACTGGGTCCACTGGTCCAAGTTCTGGTTCAATTTTTGGGTCCTTTTCAGCTAGCGCGCTCAGTTCAGGGCCAGGTTCTGCTTCAAGTTCTTTCAGCAACTCTTTCACTAGTTCGTCTCTTCCCACAGGCAGCTCTACTACAACTAGCATATTTGGTAGCACTTCTCAGTCTCCTAAACCAGCCTCGACAATTGCACCTTCTCCTACATCGTCAGCACTTTCATTTGGATTCGGGTCTACTGGAGCTGCTTCCACTACTCCTGTGTTTGGAGGAGGCACTTCCAGTGCTCCTGCATTTGGAGCTACCGCCTCGACACCAGCAAGTAACAACTTACCGTTTGTTTTTGGAGTTAACTCGGGCTTGGCTGCTTCAGCACCTGCAACAACGAATTCTCCCTTCCAATCTCAGTCAGCGTTTGGTAATTCAGGCAACCAGCCATTTACGTTTCCGTCAACCCCCTCCACAAATAATGAGCAAATGACCATGGAAGACACCATGGCTGAGGATTCATCGCAGCCTTCAACCCCGTCACAACCTGTTTTCGGAGCCCCCATCTCAGCTCCTCCTAGCGGCTTTGCTTTTAATGCTACACCAGCTACTGTAAGTCCATTTCAGTTTAACACCCAGCCGAGTCAAGTTACTCCAAATCCTTTTCAACCTTCTGGTAGCTTGGAATTTAAAAGTGGGAGTAGTTTTTCGTTGGGGGCTGGCGGCGATAAATCTCAACGCAGATTCGTCCGAGTCAAAAAGGCTCCAAAAAAAAGGTGA
- the LOC141592666 gene encoding bifunctional 3-dehydroquinate dehydratase/shikimate dehydrogenase, chloroplastic encodes MNSLTLICAPVMADTVQQMVTLMIKSKECGADLVEIRLDHLKLFNPLQDVPFIINNSPLPTLFTYRPKWEGGEYEGDEGKRLDVLRLAMERGADYIDVELQVADEFINSITGKKPENCKIIVSSHNYQSTPSVEDLGNLAVRIQSTGADIVKIATTAVDVTDVARMFHITASSQVPVIGLVMGERGLISRILGSKFGGYLTFGTIEPGKVSAPGQPTIKDLLDLYNFRHIRPDTKVFGIIGKPVGHSKSPLLYNQSFKSVGFNGVFVPFLVDNVRNFFETYSSTDFAGFSCTIPHKEAALQCCDEVDPVAKSIGAVNCLIKRPNDGKLLGYNTDYIGAITAIENGLTGTNFTDVRSGSPLAGKIFVVIGAGGAGKALAYGAREKGARVVIANRTYDRARELANVVGGDAISLSELESFHPEDSMILANTTAIGMHPKVDETPVPKHALKHYSLVFDAVYTPKITRLLREAEEAGAIIVNGLEMFIGQAYEQYERFTGLPAPKELFRKILGEH; translated from the exons ATGAACAgcttaaccctaatttgtgctCCTGTAATGGCGGATACTGTTCAACAGATGGTCACTCTAATGATTAAATCCAAGGAATGCGGTGCTGACCTCGTTGAAATTCGATTAGATCACTTGAAATTATTCAATCCTCTTCAAGATGTTCCCTTTATTATCAATAATTCTCCTTTGCCCACGCTTTTCACTTACAG GCCTAAATGGGAAGGTGGTGAGTATGAGGGAGATGAGGGGAAACGATTAGATGTGCTTCGACTTGCAATGGAGCGAGGTGCTGATTACATTGATGTTGAGCTTCAG GTCGCCGACGAGTTCATCAATTCAATAACGGGAAAGAAGCCTGAAAACTGCAAAATCATTGTCTCATCTCATAATTATCAGAGCACACCATCAGTTGAAGATCTTGGTAACCTTGCTGTTAGAATACAATCTACTGGAGCAGACATAGTGAAGATTGCCACAACTGCTGTGGATGTAACTGATGTGGCACGTATGTTTCATATAACAGCAAGTTCTCAA GTCCCAGTCATAGGACTTGTTATGGGTGAGAGGGGCTTAATTTCACGGATACTTGGCTCCAAGTTTGGTGGATATCTTACTTTTGGAACTATTGAGCCTGGAAAAGTCTCAGCTCCCGGGCAGCCCACAATCAAAGATTTGTTGGACTTGTACAACTTTAGACATATTAGACCCGACACTAAAGTTTTCGGAATTATTGGGAAACCAGTTGGTCACAGCAAATCCCCTCTTTTATACAATCAATCCTTCAAGTCCGTTGGGTTCAATGGTGTTTTTGTTCCATTTTTGGTGGACAATGTTAGAAACTTCTTCGAGACATATTCATCTACCGATTTTGCCGGGTTCAG CTGCACCATTCCGCACAAGGAGGCTGCTCTTCAGTGTTGTGATGAGGTTGATCCTGTTGCCAAG TCAATAGGAGCGGTTAATTGCCTTATCAAGAGACCAAACGACGGAAAGTTGTTGGGTTACAATACCGACTACATTGGGGCCATAACCGCCATTGAGAATGGGTTAACAG GAACAAATTTCACTGATGTTAGAAGTGGTTCACCCCTAGCTGGTAAGATATTTGTCGTTATAGGTGCTGGTGGGGCTGGAAAGGCGCTTGCTTATGGTGCTAGAGAAAAAGGAGCAAGAGTTGTAATTGCCAATCGCACTTATG ATCGAGCGAGAGAGCTAGCTAATGTTGTAGGAGGAGATGCTATTTCTCTTAGTGAACTAGAGAGCTTCCATCCAGAGGATAGTATGATCTTGGCAAATACAACTGCCATTGGTATGCATCCAAAAGTTGACGAGACTCCGGTTCCAAAG CATGCTCTGAAGCATTACTCTCTGGTCTTTGATGCTGTCTACACGCCAAAGATAACCAGACT